Proteins from a genomic interval of Thermus tengchongensis:
- a CDS encoding universal stress protein: MRILLATDGSLQARGAEVLAEWLCYKLSAKLVALYVRDSRLIRVLELMDFGALTVPVPAYREELEKALSAHGEALLERIRKSAEEAGLQVEVFVETGLPHEVILRHARTADLLVMGRSGEAHGGSFVGLGSTVDRVLRTSPTPVLVAPTDYVEIEGAILGYNASESAVRALHTLASLAKPLGLLVRVVSVHDDPVQAGTWALEAQTYLQDQGIRVESLAFSGDPAEHLLSLQTPSDLLALGAPVRRLILGSTAEYVVRHAVGPVLTVR; encoded by the coding sequence ATGAGAATCCTTCTGGCCACAGATGGCTCTCTCCAGGCCCGGGGAGCGGAAGTGCTGGCGGAGTGGCTTTGCTACAAGCTTTCCGCCAAGCTGGTGGCCCTTTACGTCCGGGATTCCCGCCTCATCCGGGTGCTGGAGCTCATGGACTTCGGGGCCCTTACCGTGCCCGTGCCCGCCTATCGGGAAGAGCTGGAAAAGGCCCTTTCCGCCCATGGCGAGGCCTTATTGGAGCGCATTCGCAAAAGCGCTGAGGAGGCGGGGCTTCAGGTGGAGGTCTTCGTGGAAACCGGGTTGCCCCATGAGGTGATCCTACGCCATGCCCGCACCGCAGACCTCCTGGTCATGGGCCGAAGCGGGGAAGCCCATGGGGGTAGTTTCGTGGGGTTGGGAAGCACCGTGGATAGGGTTTTAAGAACCTCGCCTACCCCGGTTTTGGTGGCGCCCACCGACTACGTGGAGATAGAAGGGGCCATCCTGGGATACAACGCTTCGGAAAGCGCGGTGCGGGCCTTGCACACCTTAGCCAGTTTGGCCAAACCCCTGGGGCTTTTAGTGCGGGTGGTGAGCGTGCACGACGATCCGGTGCAGGCGGGAACCTGGGCCCTCGAGGCGCAGACCTACTTGCAGGACCAGGGGATCCGGGTGGAGTCCCTGGCCTTCTCGGGCGATCCCGCAGAGCATCTTCTGTCCTTGCAAACCCCCTCGGATCTTTTGGCCCTGGGAGCGCCAGTGCGCCGCCTGATCCTGGGGAGCACCGCCGAATACGTGGTGCGCCATGCGGTGGGGCCGGTCCTCACCGTGCGATAA
- a CDS encoding CBS domain-containing protein — MTVRQVLVRKGGGVYSVHPQATVLEALKKLAEHDIGALLVMEGERLLGVFSERDYARKLVLLGRFSKDTRVEEVMTREVITVTPETTLEEAMRLMTEHRVRHLPVLEEGRVVGVVSIGDAVKAIITEQEVLIEELSRYVMENR; from the coding sequence ATGACCGTTCGGCAGGTTCTTGTGCGCAAGGGGGGAGGGGTCTATAGCGTTCATCCCCAGGCCACGGTGTTGGAGGCCCTCAAGAAGCTGGCCGAGCACGACATCGGGGCCCTCCTGGTCATGGAGGGAGAGAGGCTCCTCGGCGTCTTCTCCGAGCGGGATTATGCTCGGAAGCTGGTCCTCTTGGGCCGGTTTTCCAAGGACACCCGGGTGGAGGAGGTCATGACCCGCGAGGTGATCACGGTGACTCCCGAAACCACCTTGGAAGAGGCCATGCGCCTGATGACCGAGCACCGGGTGCGGCACCTTCCTGTCTTGGAGGAAGGAAGGGTGGTGGGGGTGGTTTCCATCGGGGATGCGGTCAAGGCCATCATCACCGAGCAGGAGGTCCTGATCGAGGAGCTTTCCCGCTACGTGATGGAAAACCGTTAA